A genomic stretch from Nitrospira defluvii includes:
- a CDS encoding PAS domain S-box protein has translation MYSLARFSLLEVTECSAVLRQLGEQSSSLQQAASRAVNYLYTNLGNEETGVRECALVRCFKTTSYSRLDPTTQQLAREKLGGIAPFPEMKCFTLVASAGEESAWNHVEQSHRYRVIPMVSADFVKQFPMFSQLLHQFGVSTAFDVTPEGEWLVDLEEKTYNVFYVPDAVGSPYVPMQEGFVGKYGIKSVLCFGGMLPSRDLFAVIVFSKIPVPREAAALCKSLALSLKTSLLAFDEAAPVEAIAEHSVLSTSSASPEHSAELRYQSRLAVAEQLLRVYEDAVRTQSAGIAEAERALRERAGALERSEQALNEQTRIVNSVLRSMGDGVVVTDAEGKLLVVNPAVESILGFAPGLLPPTEWAERYEFFHGDTVTPFLREEWPLARALRGEKVDWLEAYLRATQGVPGRWISINARSIRDDAGVLSGAVLVFHDITWLKRAQDALFESEYRFRSLVEGARDIIFTLSADATMTSLNPAFETVTNWSRSQWIGEPLVALLHPDDAGFCQDVLQAILERGTPLTCSMQISTKQGGYVTGEFVGTPQMRQGRVVGVLGIIRDVTERRRIEDALRVSEERLRSIVQSTTDAIVLVNALMKVAFWNKGAEAIFGYSADEIIGQPVTLIISERYHEELERNVQRVRLLERVHLTSKTLELVGRRKVAEEFPLELSMTSWKGKSDLFFTMIMRDISERKSAEEQLDRLHYHNQVVLNSAGEGIYGVDRDGCFTFLNPAAAKMFGAEAEQVIGRSMHAFVFPPDLRARPFGELRCPIAETIAAGEIREQVDGLFWRQDGTNFPVEYVSTPMWERREIVGAVVVFKDTTDRKRAEAQLQDSLRRLRKLSGRMEGIREEERGRIARELHDELGVGLTCLKIDLSRLGGLLGERLMPSDRAKVDEKIRGMKEQVDSTITSVQRIVAELRPGVLDDLGLVAAIEWQCRDFQRRTGIVCHCMVSHEDLRVEPEQATAVFRICQEALTNVTRHAQATEVHVCLEDQGVGLVLRVRDNGRGIPSDRLTDARSFGLLGMRERAGLLGGDVQIETQEGNGTTIAVQLPR, from the coding sequence GTGTATAGTCTGGCTCGCTTTTCGCTGTTGGAAGTGACTGAATGCTCGGCTGTCTTGCGTCAGTTGGGTGAACAGTCCAGCTCTCTGCAGCAAGCGGCGTCCCGGGCCGTGAACTATCTCTATACCAACCTCGGCAACGAAGAAACGGGGGTTCGCGAGTGTGCGCTGGTCCGCTGTTTCAAAACCACCTCCTACAGCCGACTCGATCCGACAACTCAGCAACTAGCGCGGGAGAAGCTTGGCGGCATTGCCCCGTTCCCTGAGATGAAGTGTTTCACACTGGTGGCCTCTGCCGGTGAGGAATCGGCGTGGAACCATGTGGAACAGTCGCACCGGTATCGGGTAATCCCGATGGTCAGCGCCGATTTCGTCAAACAGTTTCCGATGTTTTCTCAGCTGCTGCATCAGTTCGGCGTGTCGACGGCGTTCGACGTCACTCCGGAGGGTGAGTGGCTCGTGGACTTGGAAGAGAAAACGTACAACGTCTTTTACGTCCCCGACGCGGTCGGGAGTCCCTATGTGCCGATGCAGGAAGGTTTTGTCGGGAAATACGGTATTAAATCCGTCCTGTGTTTCGGAGGCATGCTGCCCTCCCGTGATTTGTTCGCGGTCATTGTGTTTTCGAAGATTCCGGTCCCTCGTGAGGCCGCGGCCCTCTGCAAATCCCTCGCGCTCAGCCTCAAAACATCCTTGCTGGCGTTCGACGAGGCTGCTCCGGTTGAGGCGATTGCGGAGCATTCTGTGCTCTCGACTTCGTCGGCGTCTCCCGAGCACAGTGCCGAACTACGCTATCAGTCGCGGTTGGCCGTGGCCGAACAGTTGCTGCGTGTCTATGAAGATGCCGTCCGGACGCAATCGGCCGGAATTGCGGAGGCGGAGCGAGCACTGCGGGAACGGGCAGGGGCGTTGGAACGATCGGAACAGGCCCTGAACGAGCAGACCAGGATCGTCAACTCGGTCCTGCGAAGCATGGGGGACGGCGTAGTGGTCACCGACGCTGAAGGGAAGCTCCTTGTCGTGAATCCGGCTGTGGAAAGTATTCTCGGGTTTGCTCCGGGCCTCCTCCCTCCGACTGAGTGGGCGGAGCGGTATGAGTTCTTTCATGGAGACACGGTGACACCGTTTCTCCGCGAGGAATGGCCGTTGGCGCGCGCGCTGCGCGGAGAGAAGGTCGATTGGCTGGAGGCCTATCTGAGGGCTACACAGGGCGTTCCCGGTCGCTGGATCAGCATCAATGCGAGGTCGATCAGAGACGACGCGGGGGTGCTGTCCGGAGCCGTTTTGGTCTTTCATGACATTACGTGGCTCAAGCGGGCTCAGGATGCGTTGTTTGAATCGGAGTATCGTTTCCGCAGTCTGGTGGAAGGTGCGCGCGATATCATTTTTACGCTGTCAGCCGATGCGACCATGACCTCGCTGAATCCGGCATTTGAGACGGTGACCAATTGGTCACGTTCGCAGTGGATCGGCGAGCCGCTCGTCGCCCTGCTGCATCCAGATGATGCGGGATTTTGTCAGGATGTCCTGCAGGCGATATTGGAACGGGGGACCCCCTTGACCTGTTCGATGCAAATCAGCACGAAACAAGGCGGATACGTGACCGGAGAATTCGTGGGTACGCCGCAGATGCGTCAGGGACGGGTTGTCGGTGTCTTGGGGATTATTCGCGATGTCACTGAGCGTCGACGGATAGAGGATGCGCTGCGGGTCAGTGAGGAGCGATTGCGGTCCATTGTGCAATCGACGACTGATGCCATCGTATTGGTGAATGCGCTGATGAAGGTGGCGTTCTGGAATAAAGGCGCCGAGGCGATCTTCGGGTACTCGGCGGACGAAATCATCGGTCAACCTGTTACGTTGATCATTTCCGAGCGGTATCACGAGGAATTGGAGCGTAATGTCCAACGGGTACGGTTGCTGGAGCGGGTCCATTTGACAAGCAAGACACTGGAACTCGTGGGCCGACGGAAAGTGGCGGAGGAATTTCCGTTGGAGTTGAGCATGACCTCGTGGAAAGGAAAGTCCGATCTGTTTTTCACCATGATCATGCGCGATATCAGCGAGCGAAAGTCGGCGGAAGAACAGTTGGACCGGTTACATTACCACAATCAGGTTGTCCTGAATTCCGCGGGAGAAGGGATCTATGGTGTGGATCGTGACGGATGTTTCACTTTCCTGAACCCGGCGGCGGCGAAAATGTTCGGAGCGGAGGCGGAGCAGGTGATCGGCCGCTCGATGCATGCGTTCGTCTTTCCTCCCGATCTTCGCGCGCGCCCGTTCGGGGAATTGCGCTGCCCGATTGCGGAAACGATTGCGGCCGGGGAGATCCGCGAGCAGGTGGATGGTCTGTTTTGGCGTCAAGACGGCACGAACTTTCCCGTGGAATATGTCAGTACCCCTATGTGGGAGCGGCGGGAGATCGTGGGCGCAGTTGTGGTCTTCAAAGACACCACGGATCGGAAGCGGGCGGAGGCGCAGTTGCAGGATTCCCTTCGCCGGTTGCGCAAACTCTCGGGACGGATGGAGGGAATTCGTGAGGAAGAGCGCGGGCGGATCGCGCGAGAATTGCACGATGAATTGGGCGTGGGGTTGACGTGTCTCAAGATCGATTTGTCTCGCCTCGGCGGGTTATTGGGCGAGCGCCTCATGCCGAGCGATCGGGCGAAAGTCGATGAAAAAATTCGCGGAATGAAGGAGCAAGTCGACAGTACCATCACCTCGGTGCAACGGATTGTGGCTGAATTGCGTCCCGGGGTGTTGGACGATTTGGGATTGGTCGCGGCGATCGAGTGGCAGTGCCGTGACTTTCAGCGCCGCACGGGAATCGTCTGTCACTGCATGGTCAGTCACGAAGACTTGCGGGTCGAACCGGAGCAGGCGACGGCAGTCTTTCGCATTTGCCAGGAGGCACTGACGAACGTCACCCGGCATGCGCAGGCAACCGAGGTTCACGTGTGTTTGGAGGACCAAGGCGTGGGGTTGGTTCTGCGGGTGCGTGACAACGGGCGGGGGATTCCCTCGGATCGGTTGACCGATGCGAGATCCTTCGGCCTGCTGGGCATGCGGGAGCGTGCCGGTCTTCTCGGGGGGGACGTCCAGATTGAAACACAAGAAGGTAACGGGACGACGATTGCCGTGCAGTTGCCTCGATAA
- a CDS encoding NUDIX hydrolase, with product MPEAGWVRSAGGVVLRQQDVLLIRVSDIKGRPVWSFPKGRLDAGETPAQAAVREVMEETGWCCRIEADLSTTEYWFQREGRRFRKTVVWFKMTPVERTGVPDGEVEEVEWVEREAALRRLTYPSDVALLSQAFTQEASSR from the coding sequence ATGCCTGAAGCTGGGTGGGTGCGATCGGCGGGGGGGGTCGTGTTGCGGCAACAGGATGTCCTGTTGATCCGGGTGTCCGATATCAAAGGTCGGCCGGTCTGGTCCTTCCCCAAAGGGCGGCTGGACGCCGGAGAAACTCCGGCGCAGGCGGCGGTGCGCGAGGTCATGGAAGAAACCGGGTGGTGTTGTCGGATCGAGGCCGATCTCTCTACGACGGAATATTGGTTCCAGCGCGAGGGGCGACGATTCCGCAAGACGGTCGTGTGGTTCAAGATGACTCCGGTGGAGCGCACCGGTGTGCCGGACGGGGAGGTCGAGGAGGTGGAGTGGGTTGAACGCGAGGCTGCGTTGCGGCGACTGACCTATCCGTCCGACGTCGCCCTGTTGTCGCAAGCGTTCACACAGGAAGCCTCCTCACGGTAG
- a CDS encoding SDR family oxidoreductase: MRGAVVITGASSGIGAACARHLDQLGFTVWAGVRRKADGDALARAASPRLRVVMLDVTDPMSIAEAGRAIAEETAGSGLAALVNNAGISVAGPLELLPLAEVRTQFEVNVIGALAVTQVLLPSLRLARGRIVNISSIAGLAATPFLGAYCGSKFALEAMSDALRLELAPWGIAVSLVEPGAIQSQIWQRATMSATRMLGEVAPESLALYAQPLGRMQEVMAGAAARAIPADAVARTVARALTASRPRTRYLVGTDARFRALLKRILPDRAQDRLLAWFMGIPYQA, encoded by the coding sequence GTGAGGGGAGCGGTCGTCATCACTGGTGCGTCGTCAGGAATCGGCGCGGCCTGCGCGAGGCATCTCGATCAGTTAGGATTCACAGTCTGGGCGGGTGTGCGTCGCAAGGCGGACGGGGATGCGTTGGCTCGTGCGGCCTCTCCGCGTCTCCGTGTCGTGATGCTGGATGTCACCGATCCGATGTCCATCGCTGAAGCGGGGCGCGCCATTGCCGAAGAGACCGCCGGATCCGGCCTGGCGGCGCTGGTCAACAACGCCGGAATTTCAGTCGCCGGGCCGCTGGAACTCTTGCCCCTCGCGGAAGTGCGCACGCAGTTCGAGGTCAATGTCATTGGCGCGCTTGCCGTCACGCAGGTACTCCTTCCATCATTGCGACTTGCGCGCGGGCGAATCGTCAATATCAGTTCGATTGCTGGACTGGCGGCGACGCCGTTTCTCGGCGCTTACTGTGGATCAAAATTTGCCCTGGAAGCAATGAGTGATGCCTTGCGGTTGGAATTGGCGCCCTGGGGCATCGCGGTCTCGCTCGTTGAACCCGGTGCCATTCAGTCTCAGATCTGGCAGCGGGCCACGATGTCGGCGACGCGCATGCTCGGCGAGGTCGCGCCGGAGTCGCTTGCGCTGTATGCGCAGCCGCTGGGTCGTATGCAGGAGGTGATGGCCGGTGCAGCCGCACGAGCGATCCCGGCGGATGCGGTGGCTCGCACTGTTGCTCGCGCGTTGACGGCCTCGCGCCCGCGGACACGGTACCTGGTCGGTACGGACGCACGGTTCAGGGCCTTACTGAAGCGGATTCTGCCTGATCGCGCGCAGGATCGGCTCTTGGCGTGGTTTATGGGTATTCCGTATCAAGCCTGA
- a CDS encoding S16 family serine protease, with amino-acid sequence MRTHTTFSRSGTWPHTLTFVMVSLVGCLLFIPPPALANRTLVVPISVATYTDAQSGFPTFVMKWDEGRQPDPLTLKWGRSQVPVRGAGMKSIQHAFQFAVERLTPSLHPTGTLSLSATFSGPLSAEGSTAEAALAIGFLALLKGDHLKQDITITGTLEDDGRIGEVSQVAEKTTAAARAGYHVLLVPRGQFYAPRVNRVSLTLESHVLVREVDTIEEAYEIMTGKKL; translated from the coding sequence ATGCGCACGCACACCACATTTTCCAGAAGCGGCACATGGCCACACACCTTGACCTTCGTGATGGTCTCGTTGGTCGGTTGCCTGCTGTTCATCCCTCCTCCGGCCCTTGCCAATCGCACCCTCGTCGTACCGATCTCCGTCGCCACTTACACGGACGCTCAATCGGGATTCCCAACATTCGTCATGAAATGGGACGAAGGTCGTCAACCGGATCCGCTGACGTTGAAATGGGGACGCAGTCAGGTTCCGGTCAGAGGCGCCGGGATGAAATCCATTCAGCACGCATTCCAGTTTGCCGTGGAACGCCTTACGCCCTCGCTCCACCCGACCGGTACTCTCTCTCTCTCTGCGACCTTCTCAGGACCACTGAGCGCCGAGGGCTCAACAGCCGAGGCCGCCCTGGCGATCGGATTTCTGGCTTTGCTGAAAGGCGATCACCTGAAACAGGACATTACGATAACAGGAACCTTGGAAGATGATGGCCGGATCGGAGAGGTGAGTCAGGTAGCTGAAAAAACCACGGCGGCGGCGCGAGCGGGGTATCACGTGCTGTTGGTGCCTCGAGGCCAGTTCTACGCGCCTCGCGTCAACAGAGTGAGCCTGACGCTGGAATCACACGTCCTGGTGCGCGAAGTAGACACGATCGAAGAAGCCTACGAAATCATGACCGGCAAAAAACTCTAG
- a CDS encoding CHAT domain-containing protein produces the protein MLHPDESVIPVVEHSGIARKAARPATVRACLIGVGVSAVLLFGMGEGGVPVFAQSSPNGLDNVGARSADQEMKYGTARYHEGAFAQAAVHWMNAALKYEEGGHVKAQCQALINMAHALQSEGQIRRAQRTLQAALKLSEQTGDRLLTATILAQLGTTSQLMGKYELATEHLTKALGLAREETKPALVATVLNDLGNALAARGQFAEAIDVYEESRSLAVDTKQPELSATAHINGAMALLQNQQSADAQRQFDRALAETQSLQDSPIKASGLLTIGLGYQDLHAALVSGPLSGMKQEAGNARSRETGASAQVGGNLLRQSSEAFVAAGEVATRVGDTRGQSYAWGYLGALRERERLPEEALAYSRKASLAAQRLNAPEALYQWQWQTARLLRAAGQEEEALAAYQRAVVNLKPIGHEFSVGYQGRHHSFNESVAPLFVEYEDALLRRASTVASPEGKQQLLVQVRDTVETAHAAELQDYFQDDCVATAKTHRGTGMLPAGTAVVYPVSLPDRLELLVETSAGLKQYGVPVHADVLTNEVRNFRRLVQDRRSENFLPSAQALYGWLIAPLQQDFAASGITTLVMIPEGPLRTIPIAALHDGREFVVNKYAVAVSPAMELTDSGPLQRTRGSALSLGVTDSVLGFPAKPGRGEEVHAVNALYGGTSLLNNQFSTPSLEQEIRNSGGGIVHVASHTEVGNNAEKSFLLAYDEKISMDRLAQMVGLLQERNQPLELLTLSACETAVGDDRAALGLSGIAVKTGARSALASLWVAEEQVVPELVKEFYRQLQDPTVSKAIALQRAQQKILSQRGTSHPSFWSAFLLINNWM, from the coding sequence ATGCTCCATCCGGACGAATCGGTCATTCCAGTCGTAGAGCACTCCGGCATTGCTCGCAAAGCCGCCCGGCCTGCCACAGTTCGTGCTTGCCTCATCGGGGTGGGGGTGAGTGCCGTCCTGCTGTTCGGCATGGGCGAGGGCGGAGTGCCCGTGTTTGCGCAGTCGTCGCCTAATGGACTAGACAATGTCGGGGCTCGCTCCGCAGATCAGGAGATGAAATACGGCACAGCCCGGTATCACGAGGGAGCGTTTGCCCAAGCGGCAGTGCACTGGATGAATGCGGCCCTCAAGTATGAAGAGGGTGGACATGTGAAGGCGCAGTGCCAGGCGTTGATCAATATGGCACACGCACTGCAGAGCGAGGGTCAAATTCGCCGTGCCCAGCGGACGTTGCAGGCCGCACTGAAACTGTCTGAGCAAACCGGCGATCGCCTGTTGACGGCTACCATCCTGGCTCAGTTGGGCACTACCTCCCAGCTCATGGGAAAATATGAGCTGGCCACCGAGCACCTCACGAAAGCCCTGGGCCTTGCCCGCGAAGAAACAAAACCTGCCCTGGTTGCGACGGTCCTCAATGATCTGGGCAACGCGCTTGCTGCACGAGGCCAATTTGCAGAAGCCATTGACGTCTATGAGGAGAGCCGGAGCCTGGCCGTCGACACGAAGCAGCCAGAGCTGTCGGCTACGGCGCACATCAACGGCGCAATGGCCCTGCTCCAAAATCAGCAGTCGGCCGATGCGCAACGCCAGTTTGATCGAGCATTGGCCGAGACGCAGTCGCTCCAGGATAGTCCTATCAAAGCATCGGGATTGCTGACTATCGGGTTGGGCTATCAGGATCTGCATGCGGCGCTGGTATCCGGACCGCTGTCGGGTATGAAACAAGAAGCCGGAAATGCCCGATCACGTGAAACCGGAGCGAGCGCTCAAGTCGGGGGAAATCTCCTCCGCCAATCTTCCGAAGCATTTGTTGCGGCAGGGGAGGTGGCGACGCGCGTGGGAGATACGCGGGGGCAGTCCTATGCATGGGGGTACCTTGGCGCGTTGCGAGAACGGGAGCGACTCCCGGAAGAAGCGTTAGCCTATTCGCGGAAAGCCTCGCTGGCGGCTCAACGGCTCAATGCGCCCGAAGCGCTGTATCAGTGGCAGTGGCAGACTGCTCGTTTGCTTCGGGCCGCGGGGCAGGAAGAGGAGGCCTTGGCCGCCTATCAGCGGGCTGTGGTCAATTTGAAACCGATCGGGCACGAGTTTTCTGTGGGGTATCAAGGTCGGCACCACTCGTTCAACGAATCCGTCGCGCCGCTGTTCGTTGAATATGAAGACGCCTTGTTGCGGCGTGCATCGACCGTCGCGTCCCCAGAGGGCAAGCAACAGCTTCTCGTACAGGTTCGTGATACGGTTGAAACGGCTCATGCGGCGGAGTTGCAAGACTATTTCCAGGATGACTGCGTGGCCACGGCCAAGACTCATCGGGGTACAGGCATGCTGCCGGCTGGTACGGCAGTCGTCTATCCCGTCTCCCTCCCGGATCGACTGGAACTGTTGGTGGAGACGTCTGCCGGTTTGAAGCAGTACGGGGTTCCTGTCCATGCCGATGTTCTGACCAACGAAGTGAGGAACTTTCGACGCCTGGTGCAGGATCGCCGATCTGAAAACTTTCTCCCGTCGGCACAGGCACTGTATGGTTGGTTGATCGCTCCGCTGCAACAGGACTTCGCCGCATCGGGCATTACCACGCTGGTCATGATTCCTGAGGGGCCGCTCCGGACCATTCCGATCGCGGCGTTGCACGATGGGCGGGAGTTTGTCGTCAACAAGTATGCCGTTGCCGTGAGTCCGGCGATGGAATTGACCGACTCGGGGCCTCTCCAGCGAACCAGGGGGAGCGCGCTCTCGCTGGGTGTGACGGACTCAGTTCTGGGATTTCCTGCGAAACCTGGCCGAGGAGAAGAGGTGCATGCTGTGAATGCGCTTTACGGGGGCACCTCCCTGTTAAACAATCAGTTCTCCACCCCATCGCTCGAACAGGAAATCCGGAATTCAGGCGGGGGAATCGTGCATGTCGCCTCACACACTGAGGTGGGAAACAATGCGGAGAAGTCTTTCTTGCTCGCCTACGATGAGAAGATTTCCATGGACCGGTTGGCGCAGATGGTGGGTCTCCTACAGGAGCGGAATCAACCGCTCGAATTGCTCACCCTCAGTGCCTGTGAGACAGCTGTCGGGGACGATCGCGCGGCACTCGGTCTTTCGGGAATCGCCGTCAAAACCGGTGCGCGCAGTGCGCTGGCGAGTTTATGGGTGGCGGAGGAGCAGGTGGTCCCGGAACTTGTCAAGGAGTTTTATCGGCAGCTGCAGGATCCGACGGTATCGAAGGCGATCGCTCTGCAGCGGGCCCAGCAAAAAATTCTTTCCCAGCGTGGGACCAGCCATCCCAGTTTCTGGTCGGCGTTCTTGCTGATCAATAACTGGATGTAA
- a CDS encoding filamentous hemagglutinin N-terminal domain-containing protein: protein MRFETGRRVTRIAVPLAALIAFATSIELLHAQSTNIVATPGAVGTGGLGTSVNTSGNVTSITGGTRPGNGPNVFHSFNQFSVGAGDVASFVNPGGASNVISRVIGGSPSNINGTIQALNWNLFFINPSGVIFGPSAKLNVTGSAYFGTANAILFSDQRVFSANQFAFDNTLSVAAPASFGFLGPSPYGPVVLSPGTVLQSNAVIGLVGGTIQINGSRISAHRIVLGSNAGTGGNVSVEPGVANPFLRVTQGGEIQAASGTVLQTIAGGVIPASVDLLPATITVPSGAQVVTSTNPLTQRVTQIEVTGQGTGGLSPLPVASSLVASPVALANPVDPVAVVNRAATVLPQQQPAAPVTLVTNRCAARKDGSRSSFVQAGRDVTPTPPGAFLASPVVLEDVAAVSAGQTSALQAAGLVPQRMNLLHEVGEGC from the coding sequence ATGAGGTTTGAGACCGGCAGGCGAGTCACCCGGATAGCAGTTCCTCTCGCGGCGCTCATCGCGTTCGCCACTTCGATCGAACTGCTCCACGCGCAGTCGACGAATATCGTCGCCACTCCGGGAGCGGTCGGTACCGGTGGCTTGGGCACGTCTGTGAACACCTCAGGGAACGTGACGAGTATCACGGGCGGCACCAGACCGGGAAACGGCCCCAACGTGTTTCACAGCTTTAACCAGTTTTCAGTGGGGGCCGGCGACGTCGCGTCGTTTGTCAATCCCGGCGGCGCCAGCAATGTGATCAGTCGGGTCATCGGCGGCTCACCCTCCAACATCAACGGGACCATCCAGGCCCTGAACTGGAATCTGTTTTTCATCAATCCATCCGGGGTGATTTTCGGTCCGTCTGCGAAGCTCAACGTGACCGGGTCCGCCTATTTTGGCACGGCCAATGCCATCCTTTTCAGCGACCAGCGGGTGTTCTCGGCGAACCAATTCGCTTTTGACAACACCTTATCGGTTGCGGCACCGGCCTCTTTCGGTTTCCTCGGCCCGTCCCCCTACGGCCCCGTGGTGCTTTCGCCCGGGACCGTGCTTCAATCCAATGCGGTGATCGGCCTCGTCGGCGGGACGATTCAGATCAACGGGTCGCGCATCTCCGCTCACCGGATCGTCCTGGGGAGCAACGCTGGGACTGGCGGCAATGTCAGTGTGGAACCTGGAGTGGCCAACCCTTTCCTGCGTGTGACGCAGGGGGGTGAGATACAGGCTGCCTCCGGAACCGTGCTGCAGACGATTGCCGGTGGTGTGATCCCTGCTTCTGTGGATCTGCTACCGGCTACGATCACGGTGCCGTCTGGGGCACAAGTGGTGACCTCAACAAACCCGCTCACTCAGCGGGTGACGCAAATCGAAGTGACCGGCCAAGGCACGGGTGGTCTTTCCCCGCTTCCTGTCGCCAGTTCACTCGTGGCTTCTCCGGTGGCTCTTGCAAATCCGGTTGATCCCGTCGCGGTAGTCAATCGAGCGGCAACGGTGCTTCCGCAGCAGCAGCCGGCAGCCCCGGTTACTCTTGTGACGAATCGCTGCGCGGCCAGGAAAGACGGTTCGCGCAGCAGTTTCGTGCAGGCCGGCAGAGACGTCACGCCGACACCGCCTGGCGCATTCCTGGCGAGCCCGGTCGTACTGGAAGACGTTGCAGCAGTGTCCGCCGGACAGACATCCGCCCTTCAGGCAGCAGGCCTGGTGCCTCAGCGGATGAACCTTCTGCACGAAGTAGGTGAGGGATGTTAA
- a CDS encoding ShlB/FhaC/HecB family hemolysin secretion/activation protein, which produces MACVRDSGGQESVSNDVERDLDGIGGSRPVRNGGAQATKVWPLTLGGSLVALVLLFGWGGPAQSQLIPLPPKPPQLPTAPPPVQPPALEVPSPRPPGTLEQAVTGPKIMVREIRLVGNTAFTSQQLAEVTAPYTNRELTAEDLEALRLALTYHYINHGYVTSGAVIPEQDVADGTLTMQIMEGKLAEIHIEDTKWFRPSYFQSRINLAAGPPLNVTELEERLQLLQANPRIERLNAELLPGVVRGESTLNARVKEANPFKAWLEFNNYQSPNVGAEQGFVTLAHRNLLGFGDTLSLQYGRSAGVNPMLNFRYEVPVNAHDTTVAVQYRRFDFAVTEDPFEALDIKNKAQIFGVSVRHPVYRKLDREFAVSFTGEHERNESSVSGVPTELVAGSPGGKFRVTALRFGQEYAQRSANQVFSASSRFSVGVGAFGATANGDKNLPDARFFSWLGQAQVIRQLPWMRTQLVGRGVVQLSNDHLFPLEQMAVGGRYSVRGYREFTLIRDNAAMGSIEARVPVYTTKAGVDSVFLAPFFDFGHGWQSTVATPNSPPQTLASVGIGAIWNFWRGSHFEIYWGKQLRKFDTERGNLQDHGVHLQLVVEAF; this is translated from the coding sequence ATGGCGTGTGTCAGAGACAGCGGGGGGCAAGAGTCAGTGAGCAACGACGTGGAGCGGGATTTGGACGGGATAGGGGGCTCTCGGCCCGTGCGAAATGGGGGCGCACAGGCGACCAAGGTGTGGCCCCTGACACTCGGTGGAAGTCTCGTGGCCCTGGTGCTCTTGTTCGGCTGGGGCGGACCGGCTCAGTCGCAGCTCATCCCCTTGCCTCCGAAGCCGCCCCAACTCCCTACGGCGCCTCCTCCGGTTCAGCCGCCCGCATTGGAGGTTCCGTCACCGCGTCCACCAGGCACTCTCGAACAGGCCGTCACTGGACCGAAAATCATGGTGAGGGAGATCCGCTTGGTCGGGAATACCGCCTTCACTTCTCAGCAGTTAGCCGAGGTCACCGCTCCGTACACCAATCGCGAGCTCACCGCTGAAGATCTGGAGGCGTTGCGGCTCGCGTTGACCTATCACTACATCAATCACGGGTACGTCACGTCAGGCGCCGTGATTCCGGAGCAGGATGTCGCCGACGGCACCCTCACCATGCAAATCATGGAAGGGAAACTCGCGGAAATCCACATCGAGGACACCAAGTGGTTTCGTCCTTCCTATTTCCAGAGCCGGATCAATCTGGCGGCCGGCCCCCCCTTGAATGTCACCGAACTCGAAGAGCGGCTGCAACTTCTCCAGGCCAATCCCCGCATCGAACGGTTGAATGCGGAACTGCTGCCGGGGGTGGTGAGGGGTGAGAGTACGCTCAATGCAAGAGTCAAAGAAGCGAATCCGTTCAAGGCGTGGCTGGAGTTCAATAACTATCAGTCGCCCAATGTGGGCGCCGAGCAGGGTTTTGTCACCCTCGCTCATCGGAATCTGCTGGGATTCGGGGACACGCTGAGTCTGCAGTACGGGCGTTCTGCCGGCGTCAATCCTATGTTGAACTTCCGGTATGAAGTGCCGGTAAACGCCCATGATACGACCGTCGCCGTGCAATATCGGCGGTTTGATTTTGCCGTGACAGAAGATCCGTTCGAGGCGTTGGATATCAAGAACAAAGCGCAGATCTTCGGCGTCTCGGTCCGTCACCCTGTGTATCGAAAGCTTGACCGGGAGTTTGCCGTCTCCTTCACCGGAGAACATGAGCGGAACGAAAGTTCGGTCTCCGGAGTGCCGACTGAATTAGTAGCAGGATCCCCCGGGGGCAAGTTCCGTGTAACGGCCCTCCGCTTCGGGCAGGAATACGCACAACGTTCGGCGAATCAGGTATTTTCAGCCTCCTCCCGCTTTTCCGTGGGCGTCGGGGCGTTCGGGGCCACGGCGAACGGTGATAAGAACCTGCCCGATGCCCGGTTCTTTTCCTGGTTGGGACAAGCCCAAGTCATCCGTCAGTTACCGTGGATGCGAACGCAATTGGTCGGACGCGGTGTCGTGCAGTTATCCAACGATCACCTGTTTCCGCTCGAACAGATGGCGGTCGGTGGACGGTACAGCGTGCGCGGTTACCGGGAATTCACTTTGATTCGAGATAATGCGGCGATGGGATCGATTGAGGCCCGCGTTCCGGTCTACACCACGAAGGCCGGTGTCGATTCGGTATTTCTCGCCCCATTCTTTGACTTTGGTCATGGCTGGCAGAGCACTGTGGCGACGCCGAATTCGCCTCCTCAGACATTGGCCAGTGTCGGTATCGGAGCCATCTGGAATTTTTGGCGTGGCAGTCATTTCGAGATTTATTGGGGAAAACAGCTGCGGAAGTTCGATACGGAGCGCGGCAATCTCCAGGATCACGGAGTCCATCTCCAATTGGTAGTCGAAGCGTTTTAG